From the genome of Methanothrix sp.:
GTATGTGCCAGAGTATACCACGATGGTGTCTCCCGGGCTGGCATTGTTGATGGCATCCTGGATGCTGCTCTTGGTACACCCGTATGAGCATACAGTATAAGTGGCAGCATCCGCTGATGCAACCAGGATCAAAATCGCCAGCCAGAGAGGCAGAACTAAGCTTACCCCCCTTCTCGAAATCATCGCTACTCACCATATTTGCTTATTGAGTAATGATTATTAGTATGTAATATATATACTTTCCTGCCAAGCAAACGCATATCTGGTTTTAAAAATATGATGAATTAAAAAAGTTATTAACATTATTATTCAATTTATTGGAGTGCTCCCGCATATGAGTGCAGAACCCTGTCGAGAGGCTGGAGATGGCGTGGGAATAGACCAGCAAATACTGCTGTGCTGAATAATTGTAAGGTCGAACGCCACCGATTTTGTAATTACGCTCTTATGTATTCAGCAACTTGGAGATCATGCGGTAGGTTGCTGAATGCACTCATCCGCTCGCCAGGAGCGCATAGCATGACTGCTGCCTCTCCGGGCAAGGAGCGATTACAATTTGTATGAATTGCCCTCTGCTATCGTATTCTCAAACATCATTCAACAGCAGATACACAACCTTTATCACAGAGGCATGCAGAGAGTCTGATCTGCCTGATGAACTCGATTAGGAGTTGCCCTGATGGAGACCCTGGGAGATCTGATCCGCGGGCTCCGGGAGATTTCGCGCGTGGAGCCCTCAAGGGATGATGTTGAGAGAATATTAGGATGGCGCCCCGAGTCCATACGGGTTCTCGCGCCCTCCGAGGACGAGAGCATAATGGTGATCGTCTTTGAGAGGGGCATGGTGCTCGAGGTCCGGTACTTCCTCAACGACAGCCTGAGAGCCATGGGGGACGATATGGAGATGCGCCTCATGCTCCAGGTGGATATCACCTCCAGGGTGGGATACAGCGTCTTCTACTCGAAGTACATCCACGGACAGGGATACATAAGGGTATCACTGAGAGATGTCGAGAACAAGATGGTCCAGAAGATCCTGGAGGACTATTACCTTCCCAGGCTCAGAGGCATATACAAGCCTGTGATCATGGAGTTCAGAGGTTTCTCCGACAGGGATTTCTTCGGCGTCGAGGCCGGGAGAGAGCACGGCTACATCTACTACTCCCCTGTCCGGCCGAAGAGCGGAGAGAACGAGGTGAGAATCCTGGATGTGGTCGCAAGACTCTACCATCTGGAGTCCATCCTGAAAAACAGAGATGTCCAGCACCAGCTTGCAGAGCTCGAGCTGCAGATGAGCCTGCTCCCAAGCGTGATGTGGATGTGATCTCCGGATTCATGTGCAGGGGCTAAAGATGCCAGCTCGGTGCGCACAGTCGTCCTTGCACAGGCAATGCAGAGCGATCCTGCATAATATCCGGCTTCCAGGGTCCATCAGGTGACGGTTTTGGGCAGGTTCTACCTCTCCATCGCCATTCTTCTCATATCAGGAGGCATCCTCTCGATGGCGTAGCGCAGCGTGGTCCTGGGCATCACTGCCTTCCGGGATATGATGTACTGGAAGACCTCCTGCTGGTGGCACCTGCTGGCCTCCTTGAGAAGCCAGCCGCAGCCCTTCTGGACCATGTCATCAGTGTCTTTAAGCAGCAGATCGGCGATCTCGAGCACATCGCTCAGGAACAGCCCTCTGCGCGCTGGGAGTATCATGGTCGCGGCCGCAGCCCTCCGCACCCACCGGTTGTCTGATCCAGACCATCTCTTCAACCTCTCGATCTGCTGGGGATACATCTCAACGAATGTTCCAAGAGAGTGGTTGCAGAATGTATCGCACTTGACCCAGTTGTTGATGTAGGCTGCAACCCATCGCTCGAACACCTGAAAATCCCGGGGCTCGTAGCTCCTCCGGAGGGAGTACGCCCACTCGAATGCCACGATCGCGTCCTCTGTGTAATCCGTCTCCAGAAGGTCCTCGCAGAGCTCAAAGATATCGGTTTTCCCCAGGTGGCGGAGCCTCCTGAAATGACGCCTGGCGATCTCTCTGACCACAGGCGTCCTCACACCGTAAAGCCTCACAGGCTCCCTGAAGAAGCGCTGAGCAGACTCCCGCGCCCGGGCGTCAGCGTTCTGCAGCAGCTCGGCTCTTACCAGAGATACAGGATCCTCGCACATTCCATACATGATTCTTGCGCTCTTATCCATATGTTAACTTGCCCAATAGAAGCACTGGGCTTGCTATGCATTCCAGGTAAATGAATAAGTGCGTTCAGCAACCATATTGCACGACCCGCAAGTTGCCAAACACATAAGAGCGGATTCTTGTTCATGAGGAGTCCAGACTGCCGGACTGATATCCTCCAGCCTTCCTGATCTCCCCGGCAAGCATCGGCAGGAACGTCCCGACATCCGTGACCAGGCCTATCGCCTGGGCTGTGCCCCTGTCCATGAGCTTCGTGACGGTCGCGGGGTTGATATCCACGCACAGCGTCTTGACATAGGAGGGAAGTAGGTTCCCGGTCGCGATCGAGTGGAGCATCGTCGCCATCATCAGAGCCATGTCCACCCCTTTCAACGCCTCTGCCATCGCATCCTTCGCCCTGACTGTATCTGTTATGACCTCGGGAAGGGGGCCGTCATCTCTTATCGATCCGGCAAGCACGAAGGGTATTCCCTTTTTGATGCACTCGTACATTATGCCCCCCCGGATCTTGCCCTCCTTTATCGCGTTCTCTATCGAGCCGCTGGCGATGATCTCGCTTATCGCATAGAGGTGGTTCCTGTGACCCCCTGAGGTCGCGTTCCCCTTCATGTCCATTCCGAGGCTTGTGCCGAAGAGCTGTCTCTCTATGTCATGAACAGCGAGCGCATTTCCTGAGAGGAGGACATCGATGTATCCCTCCCTGATGAGCTGGGCAAGCGCAGGCGCGGCGCCGGTATGGACCACCGCGGGGCCGCAGATCGCAGCGATCCTCCCGCCCTTTCTCTTTGTCGAGACTATCTCCTCTGCGATCTGCCTCACGATCTCCACACTGGGACGCTCTGATGAGACCTCATTCCTCATGAAGCCGAAGAATGATTTCTCCCTGGGGCGCTCTGGTGGCACGACCTTAACGCCAGTGGTCCCCACGACGACCATGTCCCCCTTTTTTATGTGATGTATCGGAGTGCATCTCGCGCTGCTTCCTGACACCACTATGAGGCAGTCCATCCGGCTCCCCTCGACAGGGATCCAGGTTCCTCTGAGCCTGATATACGTGGGATGGTTTGTGGTCGAGTAGAACCCCCTGGGAACCACCATGTCGCTGGGCGCTGGCTCCAGCCTGACATCCTCCGAGTCCACGAGCCTCGCACCAAGCGCATTCAGCGCCTCAAGGATCTGGTTGAGATGCGACTGGTCCCTGCCGATAAGCGTGAGCCTGACATGGCTTGGCTCGTCCTTTCTCTTGCCCACAGTGAACTCCTTTATCTCGAACTCGCCCCCCATGTCCATGATCCTGTCAAGCGCCTTCGTCAGGATAAGCGAGTCGATCAGATGCCCCTCCATCTCTATATCGCATATCTCACTCATACAAACAACAGCTCCAGAAACTCCGCTCACCAGGGCTGGCCCTCGATGACCGCGAGGGTCTTGTCGTTGGTGGACATCACCTGCTTCAGGATCCTGACCACATACCTGTCTCCGTCCTGCTCCGGTATATCGAAGATGGCCTTCGTCCCCATCCGTCTGAGGTGCTGCTCGAAGTCACGCGCGGTCTGTATCGATCTCACCCTTATCTGCACCTGCTGCACGATCTGCTCGCCCTGCATTCTTCTGCGGATCGTATCGGTGAGCGGCACCAGTATGCTCTCCCCAAGCCTTAAAGCTCTTTCTCTCAGTGCCGCTTCATCCTCATTCCACTCGACCGACTGGAACCCCTCACGAACGACCCTTGAGAAGAAGAAGTCCTGCGCGTAATCGTTGTAGTACCTGAAGGCGAACTCCAGGTCGCTGCAGTTGCTCTCCGAGGCGGTGTACTTCAAAGGGCTCGCCCGATTCTCAGGATCCTTTATGACCACCCCCTCCCGCCCGGCCCTCCCGAGCCTCTTTATTATGCGAAATATCTCATCTGCAGCCCTCTCAACCGGGAACTCGCCGAAGAACGGGACGACCTTAACGCCGTACTCCTCTGCAAGCGCATGCGTGGCATGAACGCCCATAATCGACCGGCAGTTCTTCTTCGAGATGTCGAAGAGGTAGAAGTCGATGCTCTCGACCGGATAGACGTCCTTAGGCACATATGGATTCTCAGGACCGACCATCTCCCCGCACAGGACAATGTCCGGATTATCCTCGAAGAGATCCGGATCCACCCTCTCCCGAACGATCTCTGTCGAGAAGGGGCATATGTATCCTCCCCTGGTCAGAGCATACACATCACCGTCCACGGAGACGGCTCTTATGTTGTAGCCGTTCATCTTCTCCTCGACCGCCACCCTGTCGAGAAAGTTCCTCCTGATGGCGGGGGCCAGCATCATGGCCCTCCTTATCTTCGGATACCCGTGTACCACATCACCGTTCTCGAATATCACAGTCCCGGGCTCAACCCCGGATATGCCCTTCTCGAATCGGAGGAGACGGGGCTCAGGCCAGCTGGAGAGTTTCAGGATGCCTTCCATCAGAGACTCAAGCCTCTCGACAGGCACACCCAGGCTCCTCGCTGCCCTGCTCAGGTTCATGATCGAGAGCCCCTGAAAAAGAGGATCAGGCGGCCAGGGCCCTGGTCCTGACCAGGTAGTCTATGAGGCACCTTCTGGTGATCATGCCCGCAAGTGATCCGTCCCTGTTGAGCACCGGAAGACCTCCGCGGTTCTCCTCCAGGATTATCTTGCGGACCTCCTCAAGCGGCGTGTCCACATAGACGTACTTCACATCATGCGTCATGACATCAGATACCAGAAGGTTCTTTATCCTGGTCTCCTGCTGTCTCCACGAAACAAGATCTCGAAACGCCCTCAGGGCCCTTGCTATGTCCCTCTCTGTGAGGATACCCACGAGCTTTCCGCCATCGAGAACCGGAAGCCTTCCGATATCCCTGTCCATCATCATTCTTCTGGCATGTATGAGCCTGTCCCTCGGAGATACTGTCAGGGCTGAGCGCATGGCATCCTTCGAGACGCCTGTGAGCTTGACGCTGGCAAGGATCTCCCTCGGCCTCACCCATCCCAGGATCTCGTCGTTCTGAGTAACGACCAGAACAGACGTCTTCTGGAGAAGCAGTATCGCCTCATCGACACCCATCTCGGGGTGCACCGGTATCACAGCATCAAGCGTCGCAGCTGCCACGTGGAGTGAGGAGGCGGGCATCCCAAGCCGTCTCCTCGTGCCGAGGACCCTGGCGATCTGTCGCATCGTTATTATGCCGCCGAGCTTGCCGTTGTTTGTCACAAGCAGCCTCCGGGTGCCGTGCTTCTCCATAAGATCAAGCGCGTGCCCGAGACGCTCAGATTTGTCTATCGTTATCGGCGGGGTCATTATATCCTTAACCTGCATGCATCACCATCTCCCTATCTCTGCGACGACCTCTCTGGTGGAGAAGAACCCGACCATGCTGTCGTTCTCGATGACAGGCATGCCGCATATACTCTTCTCCACGAGAACCTTTGCATCGTCGACAGCTCTATCGTCGACACGCGCTGCTATGATCGGCGACGACATGATGTCCTCCGCAACGAGCGGCACCTGCTTTATGTACCTGTACTGCTTCCGCCCGGCTGTGCTCTCCTTTCTGGTCATCTTTATGCTCTTCATCCTCGGCTGATCGAACGAATCGAATATGCCCGCAAATGTCAGGTTCGATCTTGTTATGACTCCCACAGGCCGCATGTTGTCCTCGTAGACCAGCACCCTGCTCACCCCGTGAAGGTTCATCTGCTCCACGACATGCGCTATTGTGTGATGCCTGTGAACGCTGACCATGCCCTCAGCCATGAGATCCCCGACCTTCGAATCGAGGTTCTGCTCTGCGAAATACCTGAGCAGATCCCTGGAGGTTATTATGCCCACGAGCTCCCCATCCTTCTCCACAGGAAGTCCATCGATCTCGTTCTCCATCATGAGCTCTGCAGCCTGGGTGAGCGTTGCGTCCGGATATATCGTGATCGGGTTCTCAGTCATCACAAGCTGCACGGGGATCCTGTCGATCGGCCTTCTTCTCCATTCAGGCGCCGCCTGAGCGAGCCTGTTTGATATGTCGTACTTTGTGACTATTCCCACAAGCTTCCCCTTGTCCATCACGGGAAGCCTGCTTATGTCATGCTTGAACATCAGGTTCCTGGCCCTCTGGATGGGCTCGTTCCTCTCCACCACCCAGACAGGTGTTGCCATGTAATCCTTAACTCTCATCTCGCAACTCCCCTATGCTCCGCCAAAGCCCTCAGGAAATCCCTCTCAGTTATGATCCCCACCATGGAGCCGCCCTCCATGACAGGCAGGGATCCCACATCCTTCTCCACCATCAGGTTTGCAGCGTCCTTCAGCCTGGTCCTCGGGTCTGTCATGATGAGAGATCTCTTTATGAGGCCCTTTATCGGCTGATCCATCACATCCTTTATATCGCCTGTGATTATCTTGCTGAACGCCTCCCCTGAGGCCATGTACTTCATGATGTCTGAGGCTGTTATTATCCCTGTCAGAACGCCATCCTGAATTACCGGAAGGCGCCTGAACCCCTTCTGCACTATCATCCTGGACGTCTTCTCTATGGACATGCTGGCGGGGGCTGTAACCACATTCGGGCTCATGTACTCCCTGACGGTCCTGTCCATGTCAAGGCCTCTCACAACCTCCACGAAGTCCTCCTCTGTTACGATCGCCTTTATCCTCGACCTCTCATCCACGATCGGAAGACCGCCCACGTTGCGCTCGTACATGATCCTCAGCGCCTCATCCACCGAAGCGGTATCCGGAGCCGAGATCAACTTCGTGCTCATGATCTCCCGTATCTCAGCATTGATGGCCGCCAGAATGTTGCCCTCGTACTTCTTTCTCACCAGGTTGTGCCTTATGCCCCCTCCAAGAAAGTCCACGATATCCACGCACGTCACGAATCCTAGAAGCCGGTTCGTGCCTGCGTCCGCTATCGGCAGCCTCCTGAAGCCGTAGCTGTTCATTATCTTGATCGCGCCGATTATCGTTGTCGTGGGTGGGGCAGTGACAACCTCTGTGCTCGCTATGCTCAGAATATCCCCCTGGCGTCTCGCCACCCTCGAATCGAACTCAACCGGTCCTCTGTCCATGCTGCCCGGAGGGACTGGTATCCCCTCGACCCTCTGATCCCCAATCCTGTGATCAACTCTCTTCATTCAAACATCACCAAGGACCGCTTTAATAAGATCATACCTATCGACTATACCTACCAGCACATCATTCTCCACCACAGAGATGCGTCCGATGTCGTGCTTCAGCATCACCTCCACCGCCTGCCTGAGCGGGGCGTCTCTCTTGATGCTGTACAGAGGAGTGCTCATCAGCTTCTCCACCCTGATCTTGGCGGTGTCCTTAGACCTGTACATGTCCTCCTTGCCCAGCCTGGCCCACCCCCTTTTCAGTATATCAAACCTGGTGATGATCCCGATGGGCCTCCCGGACTCATTCACCACCGGGAGACCCGTAATGTCCTCTTCAAGCATCCTGTCCCATACCTTCGATATCGGGTCGTCGGGCCTGGCGGTGATCACATCTCTGGACATGATGGCATCGACCGGCTTATCCGGAATCCTGCTGAGGTCGAGGTGTTTGAATATGTCCAGAAGGCTCACAACACCCCTGAGCATCCTGCTGGAAGGCGAGTCCACGACCGGGAGAAGCGTCACCTTCTCCTGGAACATCAGCCTGGCCGCGTCCATCATATCCATCTCCTCGGTGATGAGAGGCACGCTGACAGTGAATCCCGCCACAGTGACGTTCGACCTTGTGGAGGTTATCCTGAGCATATCCTGGTTTGTCACGATGCCGATGACGCGACCCTCTGGGTCTATGACGGGAAGTCCGCGCACATGGTTATCCCTTATGAGCTGGCGCGCCCTGGTCGCAAAATCTGTCTTCTCCACATAAAGTGGATCCCTGGACATAATATCAGCTACTTTCATTGTTGCTCCCCATCCAGAATGCCTGACAATAATCCGAAGCAGAGAATATCATCTGCTGATATCCCGACAGCTCCAACAGAGCATCTCCCCATCAACAGAGACCAGAGAGTCTGAAAGCTGACCGCAGCGCTCGCATATCCCTCTGACCATCTCGCTTGGCTCCTGGAAGTGCACGCTCTCCCTGTGCATCTCTATGAGATCCGCCAGAATGTCGTTCAGCCCGAGAGATGCACCGGAGACGAGATCTGTGTCGGTGATTATCCCCACCAGTCTGCCATCGTCGGAGATGACCGGAAGCCGCTTCACGCCGGATTTAAGCATGAGCTCGGCAGCATCACGGAGGCTTGCATCCGGGTGGATCTTTATCAGCGGGGAGTTCATGACATCCCCCACCCGCACCTTTCTGGGATCCTCAGCTCTGGCGACTACTTTCTTCACGAGATCTCGCTCGGTTATGATTCCAATGGGTTTTCCCTCCCGAACCACTATCAGGCTGCCAACATTGGCAGAGATCATCCTGCCTGCAGCATCCAGCACGTCCATATCTGCGTCGACTGTCAGCACCGGGCGGCTCATGATCTCTCGCACACGCATCGTAGTCTCCATCGCCTCAACCTCCGTTTCTTCATACTCTATAATTCCGCATTCAAATTCTTAGCGAACTCAACCTATAAAAGAGTCTCTGTGGGCCAGCAGATGCATAACAAGATCCATTAAACCTTCGACTTCGTCGGATGGCCCCGACGGTCGAAGCCAGGAAGCCCCATCATATTTTTTATGATCCGCACATCGAACCGTTCCTCAGCATTTCTGCGGCTTTGCTTCCCCCATCCTCGATCAGCTCAGGCTCAAGAGCGAAATTCTACACAGCATCTGCGAGCGCCTCTCAGTCACGCGGGTGAGAGATGTTAGAAGGGAGCATCTCGAATCATGCTGCAGCTGCCGAACCAGGAGCCAAGAGAACTCGAACTTATTTATAGATTGAAGGAGATCCTCGTTTTGTATGCGCAGAGCTGTTGTGATTGCCTCGGGTGATGTGCAGCGTGTCGGCTACCGGGATGCTGTCCTCAGGGCAGCCCGAGATCTTGGCATCTCAGGCTATGTTAAGAACATCAAGCCGTATGATGTGGAGATAGTGGCCGAGGGCGAAGAGGGGGATCTGAAGAGGTTCATCGAGGCCATCCGGATTCAGAGGTACCCAATCAATGTGAGATCGCTCTCTGTGAGATGGGAGGATGCGACAGGGGAGTTCGAGTACTTCAGGATCATATACGGGAAGTGGACCGAGGAGCTCCTCGAGAGGATCGATACAGCAGTAGCGCTGCTTTACAGAAGTGTGGAGCTGGGTGAGAAGAGCGTCGCAATCGGAAGGGAGATGCTGAAGAAGCAGGATCAGATGCTGCAAAAACAGGACGTGATGATCGAAAAACAGGACATGATGCTTGAGAGGCAGGAGGAGACGATCGAGGAGCTCCGCGGTGTGAGATCTGATCTCAAGGAGCACATGGAGCAGAGGTTCGCCAGGATCGAGGAGGAGATCGCTGAGATCAAGAGGGCGCTGAGGGAGCTCGGCGTCAGCTGATCCTGCGGATGGAGAGAGGAGGATGGTGAAACTTGGAGTCATACCTGCGGCAGGCTCCGGCACGCGCCTCGGGCCGTTCACGAATGCGATAGCGAAGGAGCTTCTGCCGGTGGGAGAAAAGGCTGTCATAGAGCATGTCGTTGAAGCGATGAGGCTTTCTGGAATAGAGGATATAGCGATAGTATGCAGCCCGCACAAGCATGGGCTCTGCGATTACCTGGGATCAGGCAGGCGGTTCGGCGTGAATCTCGTCTACGTCATGCAGGACGAGCGGAGGGGGTTAGGGGACGCGGTTCTCGCTGCTGAGCACGTCATCGACGAGAGCTTCGCGGTCGTGCTCGGCGACAACTTCTTCCACCCGAAATCGTTTCTGAGCGAGCTGATCTCATATCATCTTGAGAGAAGGGCGGATGCAACCCTGGGCGTCGCGGAGGTCGAGGACGTCACGAGACACGGCATCATCAAGCCTGAGGGCGACAGTATCGTCGACATCGTGGAGAAGCCATCGCCCGAGAGGGCGTTCAGCAATCTCGGAGCCATCGGGATGTACGTATTCTCCCCCGATATCTTCGATGCGATACGGGAGACGGAGCCGGGGTACAGGGGTGAGATCCAGCTCACGGACGCCGTGAAGGTCATGATCGATCGTGGGAGAAGTATCTTATACAGAAAGATCGATGGGATCCACATCGATGTCGGAACTCCAAAAGATCTGATGAGGGCGAACGAGTGGTATCTGAGGAACTTCATGGATCGCTGCTGATTCGTTCATCCGAGACCCATCGCCTCCATCATTCTTTTGTTTATGATCCGCACATCGAAACGCTCCTCAGCGATTCGACGGCTCGCCTCTCCCATCCGCCCGATCAGCTCAGGCTCAAGAACGAAACGCTCCATCGCCTCAGCGAGCGCTCCGACGTCGCGGGGAGGCACCAGGAATCCGTTTTTGCCCTCGAACACGGTCTCGCGGCAGCCAGGAGCGTCCGTCGTGATCACAGGCCGGGCCATCGCCATCGCCTCCTGGGTGCTGCGGGGCACGCCCTCTCTGTAGTAGGATGGCAGAACGAAGACGCTCGCCTGTGCGAGCCATGGACGCACATCGGGGACGTGGCCGGGCCACTCCAGGATGCCCTCTGAGACCCAGGCCTCGATCTCGTCCCTCCTGAGGCCGCCCGGGTTTGTGTCGAGGCCGCCGAGCAAGATGAAACGCGTATCAGGGTACCTGGACCTGACAAGCCTTGCGGCCTCCGCGTACTCGACGATGCCCTTCTCCCGAAGGAGGCGGGCTGCGAGGAGGAATGTAACGGGATGCTTTACAGGAGGTGCTGGTTTCCATTCATCAAGATCGACACCGATGCCGCCGAGGAGGAACGCCTTATCAGAGGAGACCAGCCCGCGGCTGAGGAACTCCTGAACGTCATCTCTATTCAGGAAGATCACCCTGGCAGCACGGCTCAGCGCTGCTCTGTAGAGCTGCTCGACTACGTGTCTTAGCACCCTGCGCTTCAGCGGCTCTCTGCCCTCCGGTGGGGTGAAGACGTAGCCGAGGCCCTCGATCATCGCAAACCTCCGCGGCACCCCTGCAAGCCATGCAGCAATCGTCCCGTAGATCACGGGCTTTATGGCATAGCCCAGCGTCAGATCAGGCTTCAACCTGCGAAGAAGGAATGCCAGGCGCAGCATGTCGAGTAGATCACTCAGCGGGTTCATGCCCGTTCTCGATAGCGAGAAGCTCACCGGCTCTGCGCCCAGTGCTCTGACGGCTGATCGCGTGCTTTCATCATAGTCTGGCGCCAGGGCCATGACCCTGTGGCCTGCTGCCACCATATCAGCGATCAGCGGGCCGCGGAAGTTCACGAGCGAGAAGGCCTGGTTGCCGATGAGGCAGATGCGAAGCTTTTTGGGCATGCTCTCAGATCCCTTTCCTGCTCAGAAGCTCCCTGTAGAGCTCCTCCCACATCTCCACCACCCGGTCCAGCGAGTAGTTTGCCTCGATGTACCTGCGACCTGCCTCGCCCATGCGCCTGCGCTCCTCCTCGGGAAGTGACATCAAGCGCAGCATCGCGTCTGCCAGAGCCACTGGCGCCTTGGGGGGCACCAGGAAACCTGTCTCGCCATCACGGACGACCTCGCGGTTGCCGCCGACGTCGATGGCGACGATTGGCTGGCCATACAACAGTACAAACATGCCCTCCAACACTACCTTTATGGTTATCTTTTTCATGACCTGTAGGTGCATTTCGTTTCCACATTCATACATTTAGATGGTGCTACTCGCAGACAGAGTGTAGTATCTCAGCCAGGCGGGGAGCCGTAACCTGTAAACAGTAATGTGTCTCAACTTTTTTGCGACCGGCGATACCCATGCGCACTCTTAAGTCGTGATCATCTATCAGGGCGTTCAATGCACGCACCCACTCCTCTTTGGTAGATGCAAGGAAACCATTAACTCCATCTTCGACAATTTGATTATTTACACCAACAGGAGATGCTACCACAGGCCTGCCGCATGCCATGTACTGAATCAGCTTGTATCCACACTTGCCACGCTCCCATGGGGAATCCAGCAGAGGCATGATCCCTACGTCAAAGCTGTGAATAGCCTCAACCTCAGTTTCTTTCGACCATGGACGGACCTCTACAGGCACACCATCAAGAGCGATATGACCAGATCCCACCAAAAGCACACGCGCTAGGTTATTCTGACACACATCAGTAAGTGCAGAACCAGCAACATGAAGATATCTAGCAGTCACAGGGGTGCCGATCCATCCGATCGTAAAAATCTTGTTCCTGTTAATGGGCCCTGGAGAATATTGCTCTAAATCGATCACAGTTGGTAGGATCTCTACCCTCCTTGCTCCAGAAATTCTTGCTCGCTTTGCGATGTACTCATTACCAGCTATTACCACGGCGGCTTGTCGCATAACCGCATCTATTTTATGACCAAGCAGGTGGCGAACTGCTCGATTTGAGTTAAGATCATATCTGTGAAAGACTGCATCATCATATTCAACTATATAGGGAATTTTCAGTCGAGTGAGCATGCCTTCTGCCCAGGCTGGCAGCCAGGGAAATAGCTCCTTTTCGATCCATAGCAGGTCATAGCTTCGAGCATCGAGAAGAGAACGAATCCGCTGAATGTATGAAGATATAACCAAGCTGATGCGCTTTCTTTTGCCAGCATAAAGGTCTTTGATGTAATTATCATCAAGTAGCGGAGCGACTGTGACATCAAAACCCTGATTCCTGAGATACGGAATGTATTGGTAGCATCGAACACGACTGCTGGCGCCTAGGTAGCTATAGCGACTCAGCAGGAGCACCTTCATACTTGCCCAGCCCCCATACATATTTAAAAATCTTTGGAGCTTCTCTC
Proteins encoded in this window:
- a CDS encoding DNA alkylation repair protein; protein product: MCEDPVSLVRAELLQNADARARESAQRFFREPVRLYGVRTPVVREIARRHFRRLRHLGKTDIFELCEDLLETDYTEDAIVAFEWAYSLRRSYEPRDFQVFERWVAAYINNWVKCDTFCNHSLGTFVEMYPQQIERLKRWSGSDNRWVRRAAAATMILPARRGLFLSDVLEIADLLLKDTDDMVQKGCGWLLKEASRCHQQEVFQYIISRKAVMPRTTLRYAIERMPPDMRRMAMER
- a CDS encoding TIGR00300 family protein, with translation MSEICDIEMEGHLIDSLILTKALDRIMDMGGEFEIKEFTVGKRKDEPSHVRLTLIGRDQSHLNQILEALNALGARLVDSEDVRLEPAPSDMVVPRGFYSTTNHPTYIRLRGTWIPVEGSRMDCLIVVSGSSARCTPIHHIKKGDMVVVGTTGVKVVPPERPREKSFFGFMRNEVSSERPSVEIVRQIAEEIVSTKRKGGRIAAICGPAVVHTGAAPALAQLIREGYIDVLLSGNALAVHDIERQLFGTSLGMDMKGNATSGGHRNHLYAISEIIASGSIENAIKEGKIRGGIMYECIKKGIPFVLAGSIRDDGPLPEVITDTVRAKDAMAEALKGVDMALMMATMLHSIATGNLLPSYVKTLCVDINPATVTKLMDRGTAQAIGLVTDVGTFLPMLAGEIRKAGGYQSGSLDSS
- a CDS encoding RNA ligase — its product is MNLSRAARSLGVPVERLESLMEGILKLSSWPEPRLLRFEKGISGVEPGTVIFENGDVVHGYPKIRRAMMLAPAIRRNFLDRVAVEEKMNGYNIRAVSVDGDVYALTRGGYICPFSTEIVRERVDPDLFEDNPDIVLCGEMVGPENPYVPKDVYPVESIDFYLFDISKKNCRSIMGVHATHALAEEYGVKVVPFFGEFPVERAADEIFRIIKRLGRAGREGVVIKDPENRASPLKYTASESNCSDLEFAFRYYNDYAQDFFFSRVVREGFQSVEWNEDEAALRERALRLGESILVPLTDTIRRRMQGEQIVQQVQIRVRSIQTARDFEQHLRRMGTKAIFDIPEQDGDRYVVRILKQVMSTNDKTLAVIEGQPW
- a CDS encoding CBS domain-containing protein — translated: MQVKDIMTPPITIDKSERLGHALDLMEKHGTRRLLVTNNGKLGGIITMRQIARVLGTRRRLGMPASSLHVAAATLDAVIPVHPEMGVDEAILLLQKTSVLVVTQNDEILGWVRPREILASVKLTGVSKDAMRSALTVSPRDRLIHARRMMMDRDIGRLPVLDGGKLVGILTERDIARALRAFRDLVSWRQQETRIKNLLVSDVMTHDVKYVYVDTPLEEVRKIILEENRGGLPVLNRDGSLAGMITRRCLIDYLVRTRALAA
- a CDS encoding CBS domain-containing protein — its product is MRVKDYMATPVWVVERNEPIQRARNLMFKHDISRLPVMDKGKLVGIVTKYDISNRLAQAAPEWRRRPIDRIPVQLVMTENPITIYPDATLTQAAELMMENEIDGLPVEKDGELVGIITSRDLLRYFAEQNLDSKVGDLMAEGMVSVHRHHTIAHVVEQMNLHGVSRVLVYEDNMRPVGVITRSNLTFAGIFDSFDQPRMKSIKMTRKESTAGRKQYRYIKQVPLVAEDIMSSPIIAARVDDRAVDDAKVLVEKSICGMPVIENDSMVGFFSTREVVAEIGRW
- a CDS encoding CBS domain-containing protein — translated: MKRVDHRIGDQRVEGIPVPPGSMDRGPVEFDSRVARRQGDILSIASTEVVTAPPTTTIIGAIKIMNSYGFRRLPIADAGTNRLLGFVTCVDIVDFLGGGIRHNLVRKKYEGNILAAINAEIREIMSTKLISAPDTASVDEALRIMYERNVGGLPIVDERSRIKAIVTEEDFVEVVRGLDMDRTVREYMSPNVVTAPASMSIEKTSRMIVQKGFRRLPVIQDGVLTGIITASDIMKYMASGEAFSKIITGDIKDVMDQPIKGLIKRSLIMTDPRTRLKDAANLMVEKDVGSLPVMEGGSMVGIITERDFLRALAEHRGVAR
- a CDS encoding CBS domain-containing protein; the encoded protein is MSRDPLYVEKTDFATRARQLIRDNHVRGLPVIDPEGRVIGIVTNQDMLRITSTRSNVTVAGFTVSVPLITEEMDMMDAARLMFQEKVTLLPVVDSPSSRMLRGVVSLLDIFKHLDLSRIPDKPVDAIMSRDVITARPDDPISKVWDRMLEEDITGLPVVNESGRPIGIITRFDILKRGWARLGKEDMYRSKDTAKIRVEKLMSTPLYSIKRDAPLRQAVEVMLKHDIGRISVVENDVLVGIVDRYDLIKAVLGDV
- a CDS encoding CBS domain-containing protein gives rise to the protein METTMRVREIMSRPVLTVDADMDVLDAAGRMISANVGSLIVVREGKPIGIITERDLVKKVVARAEDPRKVRVGDVMNSPLIKIHPDASLRDAAELMLKSGVKRLPVISDDGRLVGIITDTDLVSGASLGLNDILADLIEMHRESVHFQEPSEMVRGICERCGQLSDSLVSVDGEMLCWSCRDISR
- a CDS encoding acylphosphatase, coding for MRRAVVIASGDVQRVGYRDAVLRAARDLGISGYVKNIKPYDVEIVAEGEEGDLKRFIEAIRIQRYPINVRSLSVRWEDATGEFEYFRIIYGKWTEELLERIDTAVALLYRSVELGEKSVAIGREMLKKQDQMLQKQDVMIEKQDMMLERQEETIEELRGVRSDLKEHMEQRFARIEEEIAEIKRALRELGVS